From one Gallionella capsiferriformans ES-2 genomic stretch:
- the yihA gene encoding ribosome biogenesis GTP-binding protein YihA/YsxC, which yields MGLFSLAAFYTTVNHIKDLPMHGGREVAFVGRSNAGKSSAINTLANHVRLAYTSKTPGRTQHLNYFSLGNDGYIVDLPGYGYAKVPPEAKRHWEALLSTYLQKREELSGLIVIMDIRRPLLELDETMLDWFATTGKPVHILLTKSDKLSRQQSTLTLMKVKAYLAENYPQCSVQLFSSLKKQGLEEAEAVIAGWLKADVVAEDETAEE from the coding sequence ATGGGACTCTTTTCGCTGGCAGCGTTTTATACCACGGTCAATCATATCAAGGATTTGCCGATGCACGGCGGTCGCGAAGTTGCTTTCGTAGGGCGCTCAAATGCAGGAAAATCAAGTGCAATCAATACATTAGCAAATCATGTTCGTCTGGCATACACCAGCAAGACGCCGGGACGCACGCAGCATCTGAATTACTTTTCGCTGGGCAATGACGGTTATATCGTCGATTTGCCGGGATACGGCTACGCCAAGGTGCCGCCGGAAGCCAAGCGTCATTGGGAAGCACTGCTGAGCACCTACTTGCAAAAGCGCGAAGAGTTGAGCGGACTGATTGTGATTATGGATATCCGCAGGCCGTTGCTGGAGCTCGATGAGACGATGCTGGACTGGTTCGCCACCACCGGTAAGCCAGTACATATATTGCTCACCAAATCGGACAAATTGAGCCGCCAGCAATCGACGCTGACGCTGATGAAAGTCAAAGCGTATCTGGCGGAAAATTATCCGCAGTGCTCGGTGCAGCTGTTTTCCAGTTTGAAAAAACAGGGACTGGAAGAGGCTGAAGCCGTGATTGCCGGTTGGTTGAAGGCGGACGTTGTTGCAGAGGATGAGACGGCAGAAGAGTAA
- the hemB gene encoding porphobilinogen synthase, producing the protein MQTLGQYPNKRMRRMRHDAFSRNLMRENVLTSADFIYPVFVLEGTNTVEDIKSMPGVQRKTLDLLLKDAEACVKLGIPVMAIFPVVDASKKSLDAREAYNPDGLVPRVVATLKKHYPELGIMTDIALDPYTSHGQDGLIDEAGYVLNDETIAVLTRQAQTHAAAGADIVAPSDMMDGRIGAVRAALDEHGHIHTRIMAYSAKYASSFYGPFRDAVGSSTNLGAGNKYTYQMDPANSDEALWEVGMDLQEGADMVMVKPGMPYLDILRRVKDEFKAPTFVYQVSGEYAMLKAAAQNGWLNEEACVLESLLAFKRAGADGILTYFALDAARWLQK; encoded by the coding sequence GTGCAGACACTAGGACAATACCCTAACAAACGCATGCGCCGCATGCGCCATGATGCTTTCTCACGCAATTTGATGCGCGAGAATGTGCTGACATCCGCAGATTTTATTTATCCCGTTTTCGTACTGGAAGGCACCAATACGGTTGAGGATATCAAATCCATGCCTGGCGTACAGCGCAAGACGCTGGATTTGCTGTTAAAGGATGCGGAGGCGTGCGTTAAACTAGGTATACCGGTGATGGCGATTTTTCCGGTTGTTGATGCGTCCAAAAAATCACTCGATGCGCGGGAGGCCTACAATCCGGACGGATTGGTGCCGCGTGTCGTGGCGACGCTGAAAAAGCACTACCCTGAACTCGGCATCATGACCGACATCGCACTTGATCCTTATACCAGTCACGGGCAGGACGGCCTGATCGATGAGGCAGGTTATGTACTTAACGATGAAACCATCGCCGTGCTGACTAGGCAGGCGCAAACGCATGCCGCAGCGGGTGCTGATATCGTCGCGCCCTCCGACATGATGGACGGTCGCATCGGTGCGGTGCGTGCGGCGTTAGATGAGCACGGACATATCCATACCCGCATCATGGCGTACTCGGCCAAATATGCATCGAGCTTCTATGGTCCGTTCCGCGATGCGGTCGGCTCCAGCACTAACCTCGGTGCGGGGAACAAATACACTTATCAAATGGATCCGGCGAATTCCGACGAAGCGCTGTGGGAAGTCGGCATGGATTTGCAGGAAGGTGCGGACATGGTCATGGTCAAGCCTGGCATGCCTTATCTGGATATCCTGCGTCGCGTCAAAGATGAGTTTAAAGCGCCCACCTTCGTCTATCAGGTCAGCGGAGAATATGCGATGCTCAAAGCGGCAGCGCAAAACGGCTGGTTGAATGAAGAGGCGTGTGTGCTCGAATCACTGTTGGCCTTTAAGCGTGCGGGAGCGGACGGGATTTTGACCTACTTTGCGCTGGATGCGGCAAGGTGGCTGCAAAAATAG